The Acidobacteriota bacterium genome includes the window GTCGCTCGACGACGCTGAGCCGCCGCCCGCGCCCACCGAGGACGGAGCCGCGCCGGGCCAGGCGGCCGAACAGGACGGCGAGCGCGACGACCGCCAGCAGGGCCGCGGCCGTCCGCAGGATGTCCCCCCAGCCGGGACCGACCGCCTCAGTCATCGTCCGACCCCAGGCTGGTGACGCGGAACGCGATGCGCCCCTTGATCTCGACGAGTTCTCCGCGCCCGACGGCGATTCCTTCGACGATCAGCCGCGACGGCTCGCCGACCGGTGTTTCGGTCGGAACCACCGCCCCCGGCTGCAGGCGCAGAAGATCGCCGAGGCGCGCGGACCCGACGGCGATCCGCGCGGAGATGTCGAGCGGAAGGCGGTGGAACTCCTCGCGCTCGTAGCGCGGCCGGCGCGCGGGCGCCTCGTCCGAACGTGCCTCGGCGGCGGAACGGCTCTCGGGCATCGCGGCCATCTCCCGTGCGACAGCTCCGGGACAGCAAGGCGC containing:
- a CDS encoding FliM/FliN family flagellar motor switch protein, whose protein sequence is MAAMPESRSAAEARSDEAPARRPRYEREEFHRLPLDISARIAVGSARLGDLLRLQPGAVVPTETPVGEPSRLIVEGIAVGRGELVEIKGRIAFRVTSLGSDDD